One stretch of Armigeres subalbatus isolate Guangzhou_Male chromosome 2, GZ_Asu_2, whole genome shotgun sequence DNA includes these proteins:
- the LOC134213287 gene encoding uncharacterized protein LOC134213287 — MKVALLLICCWAIAFPTEARTVHTFDITKLELLDGPQDNFHLPLVEGLLQELRKLLDYITQIALDSVHELKQSVDKLLEEVSQKSEELLQLANGSINDYLEEAKQNLTTVGSQVAECVVPATAKLEKVAIHSYENTKKCYDDLVTRVRLTIDNVEEHVDYVIKKVAEIEHIAVECMTQNPKLVDQVKCVLDHVNESTEIVQDIIKDVGKLTSETSREIVSLGNDTRDCLLDVVRMSRNEVDKVLSEVFECLKDQNSAFEQQSD, encoded by the exons ATGAAAGTCGCACTGCTGTTAATCTGTTGTTGGGCAATCGCCTTCCCAACCGAGGCCAGAACTGTCCACACATTTGATATCACTAAATTAGAACTGTTGGACGGCCCTCAGGATAATTTTCATCTACCACTTGTCGAAGGGTTGCTGCAAGAATTACGAAAACTGTTGGACTATATCACCCAAATTGCTTTGGATTCTGTGCACGAGCTTAAACAGAGCGTAGACAAGCTTTTAGAAGAAGTATCacaaaaatctgaagaattgCTACAGTTGGCAAATGGCAGCATCAACGATTATCTGGAAGAAGCAAAGCAGAACCTTACCACCGTTGGATCACAGGTAGCAGAATGTGTAGTACCTGCCACTGCCAAACTGGAGAAAGTTGCTATCCATTCATATGAAAATACGAAAAAGTGTTATGACGATCTGGTAACGAGAGTCAGATTAACGATTGATAACGTGGAGGAGCACGTGGATTATGTGATAAAAAAGGTAGCAGAAATTGAACACATTGCAGTGGAATGTATGACTCAGAATCCAAAGCTAGTGGATCAGGTGAAGTGCGTTTTGGATCAC GTTAACGAATCGACTGAGATTGTGCAAGACATCATAAAAGATGTTGGTAAACTAACCTCCGAAACCTCACGGGAAATAGTTTCGTTAGGTAACGACACCAGAGACTGCCTGCTGGACGTGGTACGGATGTCAAGAAACGAAGTGGATAAGGTGCTTTCCGAAGTGTTTGAATGTCTGAAGGATCAAAACTCGGCTTTCGAGCAACAAAGCGACTAA